The Actinocorallia herbida DNA window TCCTCCTGCGGGGTCAGTGGGCGGTCGCCTCTTCGGAGGCCGGGGTGATCAGGCGGTCGGTGAGGTAGGCGAGGATCTCGTCTCTGGCCTGCGCCGTGGGGTGGCCGTCCTCGTCGACGAAGTGGGCGGTGACGACGCTGTGGGGGGAGGCGACGACGTCGCGGAAGAAGGGGGGCGGCCCGGGATTGGCGGAGTCTCCCGCGAGGACGCGGCCGTCGAAGGCGTCGCCGAGGAGCGCTCGGTAGGCGGCGAAGCGTCGGCCGGTGCACCATCGGTCGTTGTCGAAACGGTAGGCGAGCACCTTGAGGCCGTCGCGAGAGATGCGTGCGGCGACCTCGCGGGCGTCCGCGTCGCCGAGTTCGAGCGCGGCGGGGTCGTCCAGCGGCAGGGACGGGTGGTTGACGACCGAGGCGATCACGGCGGGCTCCAGCATCATGGTGAGGGCGAAGTTCCCGGTGAAGCACAGGCCGACCGCGCCGACGCCCGGACCGCCGCAGGCGGCGTGGGCCTGGCGCGCGAGCCCGCGGAGCCACGTCGTGACGGGGCTGGTGCCGCCGCCGGCGAAGGCGCGGAACTCGGCGCTGACGCACGCGCGACGCATGACCTCCGTACCGCCCTCGGCCGTAGGATGGGCGCCGTCGGCCCCGAAGAGCGAGGGGACGTGGACGGTGAAGCCCGCGTCCCGTATCCACCGCGCCAGCCGAAGGACGTCAGGGCTAATACCGGGCATCTCCGGCATCAGTACGACGGCCGGGCCGGAACCGGCGGTGTACACCGTCTTCGCCACCCCCTCCACGTCCACGAGTCGGCGGGTGAAGTCGGTGATCGGGTCGTCGAAGCGTTCGTTGGCAGCGTTCATGGCGGCAGTGTGGACCGACGCGCCGGCCCTGGGCGACGGGCTGGATCGCCATATGCGAGGGTGATCTCGCCAAAGGAGGCGAGGGTGAGCGCATTGCGGGTCGGTGTCCTGGCGTATCCGGGATGCTTCGCGTCAGAGGTGTTCGGTGTGCCCGACCTCCTGACCATGGCCGCGCACGTCGCCGGCCCGGACCACGCCGGATACGAGGTATCGGTCGTCTCACCGCGCCGTCGCGTCGTGGCCTCGGGCGGCACGGCGCTGGCCGTCACACCGCTGCGCGAGGTCGACGTCCTCGTCGTGCCGGGGTTCGAACTCCTGCCGGGCCTCGACGTCGAAGCGAGACTCGCGCCCCTCGCCCCCGAAATCGCGGCGATCCGCGCGCACGCCGCCGCGGGCGGAGCGGTCGTCTCGATCTGCGTCGGCGCGTTCCTGCTCGCCGAGGCCGGGCTCCTCCAGGGCCGCCGGGCCACGACCGCGTGGCTCCTCGCCGAAGACCTGGCCGGGCACTGCCCGGACGCCGACGTCCGGCCCGAACTCCTGGTCGTCACCGACCGGGGCGTGACGACGACCGCGGCCTTCAGCGCCATGTACGACTTCGCACTCGACCTGATCCGCCGGCACAGCGGCGCGGCCGTCGCCCGAGCGACCGCACGGATCGCGCTCCTCGACGACGCACGGTCCTCCCAGACCCCGTACGTCGACGCCCGCCTCCTCCCGCAGCCCGGAAACGACTTCTCCCGCAGGGTCATGCGGTGGCTGGACCAGCACCTCACCACCCGGTACGACCTCACCGTCCTGGCGGACACGTTCAACGTCAGCACCCGCACCCTGCTGCGCCGTTTCGCCGCCGAGACCGGCCGGAGCCCCCTCGAACACCTGCAGTCCGCGCGCGTCCGCCGCGCCCGCCACCTCCTCGAAACCACCGACCACACCGTCGCCGCCATCTCCGCCGCGGTCGGCTACCGCGACCCCGCCACCTTCGCCGCCCTCTTCGCCGAACACACCGGCCAACGCCCCAGCGCCTACCGCACCACCTTCCACCGCCCCGCCCCTGACGAGCCTTGAAAGGGCTTGTCCGCCGCCGACGCGGTGCCGCGCAGTCCGCCCTTCCTCGGCCGAGCGAAAGGAGAGACCATCGGTAGGCGCGCCTCGGTCGGGACACCGATGAGCACGATCGCGGCACCGGCGCGCAGTAGCGCGACCGCGGCCGTGCGACGGCGCCCTGGCCGGCGCACCCCGAGGTGACGACGGCTCCGCGGCCTCCGGCCGGGTCGAGGAGCCGCCCCGCGGAATCCGCTTGGCGAGATCGCCGGGCCAGAGCGAAGGTGAGCCGTCCATGAGCCCGTACGATCCCCAGTCCGACCCCTGGTTCAGCTCCCGGGCCGCTCGCGACCGCCCCGACCTCCTCG harbors:
- a CDS encoding GlxA family transcriptional regulator translates to MSALRVGVLAYPGCFASEVFGVPDLLTMAAHVAGPDHAGYEVSVVSPRRRVVASGGTALAVTPLREVDVLVVPGFELLPGLDVEARLAPLAPEIAAIRAHAAAGGAVVSICVGAFLLAEAGLLQGRRATTAWLLAEDLAGHCPDADVRPELLVVTDRGVTTTAAFSAMYDFALDLIRRHSGAAVARATARIALLDDARSSQTPYVDARLLPQPGNDFSRRVMRWLDQHLTTRYDLTVLADTFNVSTRTLLRRFAAETGRSPLEHLQSARVRRARHLLETTDHTVAAISAAVGYRDPATFAALFAEHTGQRPSAYRTTFHRPAPDEP
- a CDS encoding dienelactone hydrolase family protein, with protein sequence MNAANERFDDPITDFTRRLVDVEGVAKTVYTAGSGPAVVLMPEMPGISPDVLRLARWIRDAGFTVHVPSLFGADGAHPTAEGGTEVMRRACVSAEFRAFAGGGTSPVTTWLRGLARQAHAACGGPGVGAVGLCFTGNFALTMMLEPAVIASVVNHPSLPLDDPAALELGDADAREVAARISRDGLKVLAYRFDNDRWCTGRRFAAYRALLGDAFDGRVLAGDSANPGPPPFFRDVVASPHSVVTAHFVDEDGHPTAQARDEILAYLTDRLITPASEEATAH